The DNA sequence TAGAAATGTTTTGACTGATCCCACTGTGACCTCACCCAAGAATATAATGGCAAGTGCcttcaaaaaaaagaatataaTGGCAAGTCCTGCACAGTCACTATATCTATCCTTGTTAAGGGATAAACCTGTTAGTGACAAGACTGACCACTAAGCCCCTTATATTTATCTTTATTAGATTAACATGAGACTCCAATTATGTCCATAACTTTAGACCTCAGTATGACAGGATTAACCTGTGATAATAGAATACGCTGTACATTCTACAACCCTCTTGCTTAACTAAACATCTTAATTGCTGCTACTAGTAGTTAATGTATAGTAATATAAGAAACAATAAGGGATGTTTATCTTGCACAAAAGAAACGCTAACTTTAGATAAATTAGCCCACTGCCTGCAATTTGACCCACAAATTTACATTCATAGTCACAGACCAAAAATTATAAGGAATATTAGGAAAGCTGCAAAGTGGCCACCATGTGGCTGTGGTAGAAATGATATCTAGCCCCTGTATTGTGTAGTTCGAAAAAAAAAGGATACTAAGATTTTCAACTGTCATTTCTAATTTGTAAATAACAAAGAGGCAGTAAGACTTCAGTCTGGAGCATGCAAATGACATGGGTACTACAAGTCTAAAACTTCAGTCTGTAGTTTTTAAATGACACAGGGGCACTAAGGCTTGAGTTTGTAGTTTGTAAATGACACAAGGGTACTACTAATAACTCTTCTGTGTAGTTTGTACtttgtataaataccataggacTACACAAGCAGTACAAGACTTTTTAGCCAATAGGTTTATCCACAAATTCCCGTATTACTTTATCTACAAAACATTGTTATAGAAGGTGGCCAACACCCAGCTAACCTGCTTAGCACCCGCAAGCACAATACCGTACTTTCCTCGTAGCCAACGTAGGTGCCCACTTTGCAGCAACTAGGCGTGCCCTATCACCTACCACTGGTACTGAACTATTGAACATTTTCATTTTTGTGGATGTAAGTAACGGCATGCATGATATTTCTACTAAGAGAGCATGTCTAGATGTTGGATGGTAAATCCTAGTGACTAGTGAACATCACTAATTTCTTCCTAAAACTGCCTTGTTCCCCACTGGTACAACTGATGCATAGGCAATACCAAATTTAAGCAAAGAAAAGCCAGATTCAAACCAAGGCTGAAACAGAGATCAGCAGTATATAACCAGACTTGTTTTACTGGGAGTCTGGGACTGGGTTCTCCATTTCCAGGGCTTGCTCTATACCTGAACCTCATAATGCCTAACCCATATACACTTTTGTGTTCAGAACCAAGCTAACGACACCCAAAAGTACATTGGTTTTTCCCAAAAGCTATACAAGCTACCAACAAATGTTTTTGTCTATCCTCTGCCCTCCTGGATGTCTAAGGGGTTCAGCTCCTCCCATGTCCCATGTAATGTTTCTCACACGACACCCAAGCCTCTCCAGTCTCCATGTTTTAGAAATGTTTCTCAATACATTAAAAGAATATATGGCATATTTCATGCCTCTATGTTTGCAAGGTCACACTTAATCTAAATGATGAAAAGTATTGCCGGAAAAATTTAATGCAACACATAGTAAGCCCCATCAGTCAACACAACAGAGACAACTGAGCAAGCACAAAAACTAAGGAACCACAGAAAGTAATAGAATAAAGGGAGAAAAGGTGATATCATTACATCTCCAGTAGGTGCTTCATTTGAAGAACTGGACAACAACACTCTTTATTTATCTAGTAGAAGAGGATGGTTTCATTTGAAATAAGGGCAAAACCCAATCATCAAATGTCTAGTGATATAGAAATGTCTGAACTATAAATGTTGCAGGCAACCAACAAGCTAACTTGATAATAGAGAGAATAATAGGTTCTCAAAAGTAAATCACTCCAACATAAAACCATGATTAGAAAATGAAATGCTTATAAAcagaaacaataattaaatctaACCTAATGTATTCTTAACTAGTATGATGCACAGAACTATTCTGACTCATAATATATATAGATACACCTAATAGGCTAATACATATGTTGCTTCCAACACCCAAACGAATTCTGCAAATAGACAATGGTGCCCTTTTAGTGGGAAAAAATACTTATAGAAAGGGAAAATTTGATAACTGGACCAAATACAAAAGCAGATGGATCTGAATGATCACTGAAACTACACTACAGTATAGGCAAAAAGGTAGAGAAGCCCAATCAAGCGACCTGAACTAATTAAGATGTTTCTTGTCATCCCAATGAATGCCCTGCTTTCAATTTATCATCTCAAGAAACTAAAACACAAAAAATGCcattgctctatatctgctAGATGAAAATAATCCAGTTTCCCCTATAGAAATGTAAAATCCTATAACATGTTATATAAATATGAAGACTTCTGCTAACATTATTGCTTCAAAGGCCTTCTGAAAGCAAAGATGGTTCATGACAAAATTACCTAAGCTATGTACATCAGTGGCCACCTGGTGAATACAATAACCAATGTCATAGCATTCCCAGAGTAAAAGTAGTGTTATGACCTACTAAACAAAAATATATGACCTACTAACCAAAAATATAAGTTTTCAAACTTTATCAGACACCTAGGTCATTTATTTACACAGAAAAAGCACATGCATTCATGAGGATATGAATGTAAGGGGATCAAACATAAACCAAATGCAATACAACAGCAGAACAGCAATTGAAGTGATGGGTAGCTACTAGGTTAGTCCTTTTGACCAAGGCATCATGGCATAATGTCATGAACTACACATATTTTCATCAAGTGAGACAGAAAAGAGAACCTTCTAAGCTGATCAATGATGGTGTCTTTATCTTCCCATGCAAAAACTAACTCCCGTTCATCCAGTTCATCCATGATGAAAAGTTTACTGGAGGTACGAGTCAACTTTAGCCCACGAAAATACACCAAATCATCATTGCCAAAAGATAAAACCTGCAGCAAGAAGCAGAACCAGAAATTCATAAGTCAGAAATGAGATCCAACCATCCAAGAGAAGAACCTCATAGTAAAAGAAAGAATAGTATTCCTCAAGGTTCACATTTTGCTGGAGAAGATCAACAAACAAACATGTAATTACCTTTTGCAAAGACTTCTCATTCTGAAACTCACTAAGCTTGACCAAATCCTTTGATACTATTGATTTATCATTTGGAGAATGTGTCAGATTCTCATTTTGAGATGAGCATTGTTGCTTATCCTTCCTACGTGGAGAAGGAGGCAGCCTGCTACCACCTCCACCAGCCATCGCTGTGGGAATACTTAAAGGAGCACTCTCATATCGGAAGAAAGGATTTCTTGGGTAGCTAGAAGGCGAATGGGATGGTGATGGCGACAGAGGTGGTGATGGATAGCACTCTTCATTTACTGTATTTCTCTTCTTCCCAGACGATGATGTGTTATGTGGATGTGAGTATGCTGTCGGAGAATTATCGGTCGGCATACGTGGCTCTAGGCGTCCATGGGGTTCTGAACTCATCGGAAATGGCGATACCGATGTTCTAACTCCATGCCCGGTGCTCCAACTGTGCCGCCTGGTCACTGGAAAACATGCAGGTGCAATGCCATCTGAAGGCAGGGAATCGAGCTTCCTAAGAAAATCTGTTGTGGGGCTTCCAACATAATCCTTTATAAGCTCAGGTGGCACCGGTGTGGGTTGCTCTGGTACTGCAGCCAACTCCAGCACTGGCACATACGAAACAGACAAGCTTAAGGAACCAAACAGAGTTTCAATCGGAGCAAATGCATAGTGTTTCATCTCTGCATCCTCAGCGCGGGTGAATGGCTCAACAAATGATGAAATCTTGTGCGAGAGGCTCAGCGGACAGATCCTTCCAGACGAATTGAGCCCCTGGAAGAGATGGTATGCTGGCAAGAGCCTGACAACCAGGTACAATGACCGGAACAACACTGTGGAGCCGCTGTATGCCCTCCTGTACAAGCTATGATCCTGAGAAGAGCTGCTTCTAGCTTTCTTGCCACTGTTCTTGATAGCATTGCCAGACCTGCTAGTTTCATACTTTATTACCCACCTCTCAATGATCCTGCTGGCCCCGACACTGGCGGTTCTGGTATTGTCACGTTGCACAAGGACAATGTCAATGACCAGAAGCTCGAGGTTGCTCTGCCTCCACAGGTCGAAATTCTCGAGCGCAGCAGGGCAGTCCCGGAGAGCAAGGTTGAACCACCGGTCCCGCGGCTGGCTTCCAGCCAGCGGCGACGATGGCGGGGAGGGCCGAGTGAAGTTCCGCGACGAATCATAGGGCGAGCGTGACTCCAGGATGATGTGCAGGCTCTTGGCGAAGAATTCGGTGATCACTTGCTCCACCATCGGCGGTTCCGACACGCcgccagcagcggcggcggcggcggcagccatGGCTGTGTGGCTGTCCAGACTTAAAACTCAAGGGCTCAATTGAAGTCCCAAAACTCCTGAAAAACGAACTGCGCCAGCACCATGGCTAAATCGATCTTGCTCCTCAACCGTAAAGAACAACCTAATCGGGCTGCTGCAAGTGGATGGATGGACTGAATCAGTAGCAGGGGCGGACCCAGTAAAGGACATGGGTGTACACATGTACACCCAATAATTTTTGCAAAGCAATCGAAGTTAGTAGGCATATACACCTGTAATTAGATTCAGATCGGATTACAAATAGTATGTTAGGGTTTGGGCGCACGATTTCTTTTACCTATGAATTACATTAAGGTTTGGGCGCACGATTTAGCACAGCAGGAAGGGAAGGGAGGACCAACCGACCAAGGGGAGGGAATACCTAGTGTTCTGGTTGTGCTCGTCGCGGGGCAAACTGGCCAGTGGCGAAGTAGGACAGCAGCGACGGTCGCAGGGACACCGGGGGCGGCAGAGGGCGGACGTCGTGCCGGAGATGGTCGCGAGGATGCTGGGCCCCAGCCCCAGGTGGTGCTCGACTGAGCGCAGTCTCCTCCGGCCTCCGGgttgcggcgcggcgcggcgagcGGATGAGGAGAATAGGCCGCGGCCGCGGGCGAGACGACTCCAGGCGGTGGGCCAAGGGGCGTGCGGGCAAGGGCAATTTAGTCCAGCTTACCTTCTTGTGGCCAACTTCACGTGCGTCGGTCGTGCCGTCACATTACAGAGAGAAAAGATAGAAGGGAAAGAAGATATAATTTAGGCTCTGTTGAAGAAAAAAAAGTTTTGTGTGTTACATCCAATGTGTTGGAAGGATGTCAGAAGaagttttagaaactaataaaaaacaaattacatagctcgtcgggAGAcgacaagacaaatctattaagcataggtgtcacatcggatgtgtcggaaggatgtcgggagaagtttttagaaactcaaattacatagctcgtcgggAGACAAcatgacaaatctattaagcataattaatctgtcattagcacatatgggttactgtagcacggcTAATCataactaactaggtttaaaagattcgtctcgcaattttcaaccaaattgtataattagtttatttttttatctacatttaatatttcatgcatgtgtccaaagattcgatgggatggatggaaaTTTTTAGGTGGGGAACTAAGCAGGGTCTTAGATtaaaaattatgaaattttggaaatGTGTGAAATTATATTAATATGTTTTTAATATATCCTAAATAGTAATGATATATCTTTCCAAATCGTGATATTTTAAATGATATGTATTTAATTATAACCTTAAAAATGCTATGTGGTATACATAGGTGATCCACCTAGACATTCTTCAATGTCTTATACATCAACATATATGATTATCTTAttgaataaataaaaataaaaaagtatgGACTTAATGTTATATAGAAATAGAAATGTTAGACCTAGTCCACCTTACATATTGCACCTTATCTTCCTTAACATAAGTCAACACTTCATCTAACCTTATCCATCCACCCCTACAGTGTCTCCTCTTGTCCACGCCTCTCACCTGTCGACGCTGCCTCTATCTCCTTCAGGCTACGATTGTCGCCTATGCAACCTCGTGCCCATCGTCTCTGCCCATCCTCCTCTCATCATCCGCTTGCTGCCTTCAGTTGCACCCATAGCACGCCTTTCTTCTAGCCGAGTCTGCCGCTAGCCTCCTCCAGGAGGCGATTATCGCCTCTACTGCCACCTGTCGTCCCTTCCTCAAGCAACACGGCCTTGAAACTGGGGCACCCCGATTATTCTCCGTCCACCCCCTTAGGCAAGATAGTGTCCCTTCGACTAGCGCATAAGCATGCCTAGGCGAGCACCCTATGGAACATTAGGACAAGCTCGACCACGAGGGGAGAAGAGGCAGCCGCCACCCTCTGCGAATAGATTGAGAGTAGGAAGAATCGACTAAGGAGAAAGAAAACAGAAAGTAGAAAGACTATAGGCCGatagatggatccacatgtcaaGTGTGACATCTCATGTTTTTGTTAACAAATTTCAGGAGCATCATGTGTATCAAAGGAGTGACGTTGATATAAAAAATATAGGAGATGAAGGAAGTACAAAACTTCTCACTATGGTAGGAGGCCAAGATGGCAAAACATAAAAGATTAAATGCCAGTGCAAAAGATATcaatgtatatttttgaaacttTCTAGATAAATATTGAGTATACATGAGACATGTTTGTCATGTTTCTTCGCAAAAACTAGGATACTTTAGATCTAGATATTCTTATATGATAAAAATATCGAagaaatatataaatattaaaatatatttaaaaatatatatttgtaataTCATAGTAACCATGAGCAGGTATAAATAGACGCGTCCATTGATGTGTTTCATTCACATCTATAACAAACGACCATAAATAATAGAGTCATAAGGACAGCTTCATTCAAGCCCCTACTTAAGATCGCGTATCATTTTAAGAGCTCAAATACATGAAAATCCTCTCATACCGACCCTATTCATCCCTCAATGGACGAGAACCTCTCACTTCTCTCTTCTAGATTCTTAGATGTAGGAtctttttatgttttttttattcCTCATTTCTTTTTTCACGTAAAGTTGAACAAAGTTCAATATTAAGTAGGAGAAATTTAAGA is a window from the Sorghum bicolor cultivar BTx623 chromosome 5, Sorghum_bicolor_NCBIv3, whole genome shotgun sequence genome containing:
- the LOC8083087 gene encoding autophagy-related protein 13b, translating into MAAAAAAAAGGVSEPPMVEQVITEFFAKSLHIILESRSPYDSSRNFTRPSPPSSPLAGSQPRDRWFNLALRDCPAALENFDLWRQSNLELLVIDIVLVQRDNTRTASVGASRIIERWVIKYETSRSGNAIKNSGKKARSSSSQDHSLYRRAYSGSTVLFRSLYLVVRLLPAYHLFQGLNSSGRICPLSLSHKISSFVEPFTRAEDAEMKHYAFAPIETLFGSLSLSVSYVPVLELAAVPEQPTPVPPELIKDYVGSPTTDFLRKLDSLPSDGIAPACFPVTRRHSWSTGHGVRTSVSPFPMSSEPHGRLEPRMPTDNSPTAYSHPHNTSSSGKKRNTVNEECYPSPPLSPSPSHSPSSYPRNPFFRYESAPLSIPTAMAGGGGSRLPPSPRRKDKQQCSSQNENLTHSPNDKSIVSKDLVKLSEFQNEKSLQKVLSFGNDDLVYFRGLKLTRTSSKLFIMDELDERELVFAWEDKDTIIDQLRRIDISDRDDQGPSQEGGSLTRSPDAAIGILMRILQNAPGLRERLLLPGPSAPVPQEPSLQRVVTEEHGSSASSSTGVPSVLLRSRTAADALEELNKYKEIRESILNRSKGHSCSTKLLEEKPADGDP